AGGGCCGCTTTGTCAGCAACCTTGACGGCTACGCCTTTTTCGGGGTGCTGGGCGCGGCGGCGGCGGACAAGCTGGCCAAGCTGGGCATCGCGGACCCGGTGGGCCAGACGGTGTTTTTCAAGAAGCGCGGCTTCAAGATCATCGGCGTGCTGGAGCGCGCGGCCGAGGGCGGCATGAGGCCCTATGAGATCAACCCGGGTATGATGATCCCGGTGCACACCAGCTTCCTTTTCAAGAAGGCGCGCAACGTCAATGAGATCATGGCCCGCCTGGCCCCCCAGGCCGAGCGCCACGGGGTGATCGCGGCGGTGAAGCGCTTTTTCGAGCAGCGCCACCAGGGAATGCTCATCCAGGTGCGCTCCGCCGAGCAGCTCATCGCGGAGATGGCCAAGCAGAGCCAGCTGTTCACCCTGCTCTTGGGGGCTATCGGCAGCATATCGCTATTGGTGGGGGGCATCGGGGTGATGAACGTGATGCTGGTGGCGGTCACCGAGCGGCGCAAGGAGATCGGCATCCGCCGGGCTTTGGGCGCGGAGCAGATTGACATCCAGGCCCAGTTCCTGGTGGAGTCGGTGATCCTCTGCCTGGCCGGAGGGCTCATAGGCATCGCCCTGGGGGTTGGCACGGCCTACGTGCTTTCCAAGATCAACAGTTGGATCTTCTTTGTCTCCGGCTGGGGCCTGGCCCTGGGGGTGGGAGTCTCCAGCGCCATCGGGGTGTTCTTCGGCTACTTCCCGGCTCGCCAGGCCAGCCGGCTCAACCCCATCCTGGCCCTGCGCGACGAATAGCCCTTCTGGACTAAGCCGCCCGGCAGACCTACAATTGGTACAGGCCTCGCCCCGGAGGGGGAGGCCTATACCCCCGCCACAGGAGAGAGGCATGTCCCAACCGTCCGCCCCCATAGGCCACCCGAGCCCGCGCGCGGGCGGCGGTTTTTAGGGCGGGCGGATGCAAGGCTCTTTGCGGCGCTACTGGTTGGCTCTGGCCGGGCTGGCGGTGTTCGTGGTGATCAACGCCGCCACCCTGCACGGAGGGCATCCGGCGGGCGGCGACTTCGCGCAGTACATCATCCACGCCAAAAACCTGCTCAGCGGCCAGCCCTATGACGCGGGCATCTTCCTGCCCCAGGTCCACTTCCACAACTACCCCCCCGGCTACCCGCTCATGCTGGCCCCGCTTTTGGCCTGGGGCGGGCTGAACCTGGTGCTGTTCAAGAGCCTGAACCTGATCTTCTGGCCCCTGGCCTGCGCCGCCCTGGCGGCCATCGCCCGCCGCCGCCTGGGCTCGCCCACGGACATCTACTTCTTCCTGTTCCTGCTGTTCGTGCCTTGGTTCTTCCTGTTCAAGCAGGATGTGCTCTCGGACGTGCCTTTCACCTGCGTGGCCTCAGTGGCCCTGTGGGCCTTTTTGCGCTGGCAGGACGAGGGCCCCCGCCGGGCGGGGTGGCTTAGCCTGTTCCTGGCTTGCCTGTTCGTCTCGCTGCTCCTGCGTTCGGCCGGGGTGGCCCTGGTGGGCGCGGCCTTGTTGGTCATGGTTTTTCAGCGCCGAGCCTGGGGCGCGGCGGGGCTCACCATCGCCGCCGCCGTGGCCGCGGTGCTGGTGCAGAAGCTCATGGCTGCGGGCACCGGCGGCTACCTGAGCATGCTCTTGAACAACCCGGCCTACTGGCTGGACACCGTGGTGCGGGGCTTGCCCGCCAAGGTGGCCAAGGCGGTGGCCTTCTTCATTCCGGTCTACCGCAGCGGATGGCCCCTGCTGGCCGCGCTGGAGGCCCTGGCGGTCCTGCCCCTCATTGCCGTGTCCGCCTGGGGATGGCTCAGGCGTCGCCGCCGCGCGGGCGGCTGGGACGTGCTGGACGCCTATTTGGTGCTCTATTTGCTGATGATCCTGGCATGGCCTTTTGTGGAGGGCCCGCGCTTTTACGCTCCGGCCATCGGCATCCTGGTCATCTACTTCCTGGAGGGCCTGAGCGAGTTCGCCGCCGGACGCGCCAAGCCCGGCGGGCGC
This window of the Desulfarculaceae bacterium genome carries:
- a CDS encoding ABC transporter permease; amino-acid sequence: MMPFSEIVREALNSQAAAKQRTILALIGIVIGIGSVIALVTVGQMVQLTSLQQFQQMGTNIVTVQKGWGDKQGGGGGAKAQSQQNMSWADAKDLARNVQGLEVVAPYTSTWGQPLFADHPLDMPVLGVTSAFADINKLKLRKGRFVSNLDGYAFFGVLGAAAADKLAKLGIADPVGQTVFFKKRGFKIIGVLERAAEGGMRPYEINPGMMIPVHTSFLFKKARNVNEIMARLAPQAERHGVIAAVKRFFEQRHQGMLIQVRSAEQLIAEMAKQSQLFTLLLGAIGSISLLVGGIGVMNVMLVAVTERRKEIGIRRALGAEQIDIQAQFLVESVILCLAGGLIGIALGVGTAYVLSKINSWIFFVSGWGLALGVGVSSAIGVFFGYFPARQASRLNPILALRDE